A genomic segment from Pseudoalteromonas nigrifaciens encodes:
- a CDS encoding sensor domain-containing diguanylate cyclase produces MTKNELIELEDVLDLMLDAVCVVNKVGKFVFVSAAFEQIFGYKAAEVVGKPMIDYVYKGDHNKTYNAVASLLSGETTHSRFENRWVRKDGQIIHILWSVCWSSDHQVRIAVAHDITERKKMEEQLHYMAGHDGLTGLPNRSLLMDRLQAAIVKAERENTLFSILFIDINGFKAINDTYGHLMGDKLLQHIAQRLLSVVREYDTVGRLGGDEFLIVLEGLSSAGDTTAIKRKIIGQFQQPFKLDELSLNVSPSIGIANYPTHGETDHQLIKHADQAMYKIKRMSANSIDYPT; encoded by the coding sequence ATGACAAAAAATGAGTTAATAGAACTAGAAGATGTGCTTGATTTAATGCTTGATGCTGTGTGCGTGGTAAATAAAGTAGGTAAGTTTGTATTTGTAAGTGCCGCGTTTGAACAAATATTTGGTTATAAAGCTGCCGAAGTAGTAGGCAAGCCTATGATTGATTACGTTTATAAAGGCGATCATAATAAAACTTATAATGCCGTTGCTTCACTTTTGTCGGGCGAAACAACTCATTCACGGTTCGAAAACCGCTGGGTTCGTAAAGACGGTCAAATAATTCATATTTTGTGGTCAGTGTGCTGGTCATCAGATCACCAAGTAAGAATTGCAGTTGCTCACGATATTACCGAGCGAAAAAAAATGGAAGAGCAGCTTCATTATATGGCTGGCCATGATGGGCTTACAGGTTTACCAAATCGCTCATTACTAATGGACAGGTTACAGGCTGCAATAGTAAAAGCAGAAAGAGAAAATACACTATTTTCGATATTATTTATTGATATTAATGGCTTTAAAGCTATTAATGATACGTATGGCCACCTTATGGGTGATAAGTTACTGCAACACATAGCACAGCGGCTTTTAAGCGTAGTAAGAGAATACGATACAGTAGGGCGCTTAGGCGGAGATGAGTTTTTGATTGTGCTAGAGGGCTTAAGTAGCGCTGGCGATACCACGGCTATTAAAAGAAAAATAATTGGGCAGTTCCAACAGCCATTTAAACTAGATGAGCTATCATTAAATGTATCTCCGAGTATTGGAATTGCAAATTACCCCACCCACGGAGAAACAGACCATCAATTAATAAAACACGCAGATCAAGCCATGTATAAAATCAAAAGAATGAGTGCCAATAGCATAGATTACCCAACTTAA
- a CDS encoding SIR2 family NAD-dependent protein deacylase: protein MNTLYITGAGVSAASGIPTFRGEDGYWTIGSKNYTPMQMATRAMYQNAPKEFLAWYYHRFATYRNHGPNDVHYWLKDKNLITQNIDGLDGKAGNKNYIAVHGRLDQMTLFHQQGENVETVITPWNEVDEAHLHNSLFEVFNIQNQAPVINHSFKPFVLLFDEYYTELYKISEAQQRMVNADKIVFMGTSFSVNITQMALEIAREYNIALEVVDPHPAHILHPNVSYKKMTALEYIQSN, encoded by the coding sequence ATTAATACGTTATATATTACAGGCGCGGGCGTTAGCGCAGCCAGCGGTATTCCTACCTTTAGAGGTGAAGATGGTTACTGGACTATTGGTAGTAAAAATTATACACCAATGCAAATGGCCACACGCGCTATGTATCAAAACGCCCCTAAAGAGTTTTTAGCTTGGTATTACCACAGGTTTGCAACGTATAGAAACCACGGCCCTAACGACGTACATTATTGGCTAAAAGATAAAAACCTAATAACGCAAAATATAGATGGGCTTGATGGTAAAGCAGGAAATAAAAACTATATTGCAGTCCATGGCAGGTTAGATCAAATGACCCTGTTTCATCAGCAAGGCGAAAACGTAGAAACGGTGATTACCCCTTGGAATGAGGTAGATGAGGCTCATTTACACAACTCATTATTTGAGGTGTTTAATATTCAAAACCAAGCGCCAGTGATTAATCACTCTTTTAAACCGTTTGTATTATTATTTGATGAATACTACACCGAGTTATATAAAATTAGCGAAGCACAACAACGCATGGTCAATGCCGATAAAATTGTATTTATGGGTACATCGTTTAGCGTTAACATTACCCAAATGGCGCTGGAAATAGCCCGCGAATACAATATTGCGTTAGAAGTTGTAGATCCACACCCAGCACATATTTTACATCCAAATGTAAGTTATAAAAAAATGACCGCGCTTGAATATATTCAGAGTAATTAA
- a CDS encoding RNA-guided endonuclease InsQ/TnpB family protein: protein MKKTLRYNYRLNPTPEQEAKLVEFGATARGIWNLLLSENMRRYEHDKTFLFYKDMASLLKDIKTFEEFNWIKAFDSAAAQQVARDLELALKNAFTKGRLQRFPKHKISYKKKKRHNDSFRAVNNSNCIRIENGAISIPKVGKIPIILHRKLASKIKTVTIQYHHGKWGCSITQEVECKTAKQVLKTITGFDINSKQTVVGSDGFVVDNPKFLKQSKTKLNQLQRQLARRTKGSNRWQKTKQRINKLHGKISRQRLDFAHKISRQITNENDILVFEDLNVKGMQKFNGSMVADNVMGLITQLSKYKTELEGKLYHEIGRFEKSTGVCSECGQHHVLTLNDRNFTCTACETNQSRDLSAAKSIAKTGELDLIAAGIVARVTPTSQQKSAIKTKVFELSKFAVGTEKKEAA, encoded by the coding sequence ATGAAAAAGACGCTTAGATACAACTACAGGCTAAATCCTACGCCAGAGCAAGAAGCTAAACTCGTTGAGTTTGGCGCGACAGCGCGTGGCATTTGGAACTTATTGTTGTCTGAGAACATGCGTCGATACGAGCACGATAAAACGTTTTTGTTTTACAAAGACATGGCCTCACTACTTAAAGATATCAAGACGTTCGAAGAGTTTAACTGGATCAAAGCATTCGATTCTGCGGCAGCTCAACAAGTTGCCCGCGACCTGGAATTAGCGCTCAAGAATGCTTTTACTAAAGGTCGCTTGCAACGCTTTCCAAAGCACAAGATCTCATATAAAAAGAAAAAACGTCACAACGATAGTTTTCGAGCGGTCAATAACTCGAACTGTATCCGCATTGAAAATGGCGCTATCAGTATCCCAAAGGTAGGCAAGATACCCATTATCTTGCATCGCAAACTAGCAAGTAAAATCAAGACTGTAACTATCCAGTATCACCACGGAAAATGGGGATGCAGCATCACTCAGGAAGTTGAGTGCAAAACAGCTAAACAAGTTTTAAAAACAATCACAGGTTTTGACATTAACTCAAAGCAAACTGTTGTTGGCTCAGATGGTTTTGTGGTCGATAACCCCAAGTTTTTAAAGCAGTCAAAAACAAAGTTAAATCAATTGCAACGCCAGCTTGCACGCCGAACTAAAGGTTCAAATCGCTGGCAAAAAACCAAACAACGCATCAACAAATTACATGGCAAAATCTCACGGCAAAGGCTCGACTTTGCACACAAAATTTCACGCCAGATAACCAATGAAAATGACATTTTAGTGTTCGAAGATTTAAACGTAAAAGGGATGCAAAAGTTCAATGGCAGCATGGTTGCCGACAATGTGATGGGCTTAATTACTCAGCTTTCAAAATACAAAACTGAGCTTGAAGGTAAACTCTATCACGAGATTGGCAGGTTTGAAAAATCCACTGGGGTTTGTTCTGAATGCGGCCAACATCATGTTTTAACATTGAACGACAGAAATTTCACATGTACGGCTTGTGAAACTAACCAAAGCCGAGACTTGTCAGCGGCTAAAAGCATAGCAAAAACAGGTGAATTAGATTTGATTGCGGCTGGGATCGTCGCAAGGGTTACCCCCACATCTCAGCAGAAATCAGCCATTAAAACGAAAGTCTTCGAGCTATCGAAGTTTGCTGTTGGAACTGAGAAAAAAGAAGCAGCCTAG
- the tnpA gene encoding IS200/IS605 family transposase — MEYDTKSHYKYLIALHLILVVKYRKQLLKGDVGDFVKQKITKIAERSEFNIEEIEVVKDHIHILLTISPNISVASYVRRIKQSTTQSLWSRFKWFKKQFWVKKTFWSDGYFVCSVGNAAADTIRKYIQEQG, encoded by the coding sequence ATGGAATATGACACTAAATCTCACTATAAATATTTAATAGCACTACATTTAATACTTGTGGTTAAATATAGAAAACAATTGTTAAAAGGTGATGTAGGTGATTTTGTAAAACAAAAAATCACTAAAATTGCAGAGCGCTCAGAATTTAATATCGAAGAGATCGAGGTGGTCAAAGATCATATACACATATTGCTAACGATCTCTCCCAATATCAGTGTTGCGAGTTACGTTAGGAGAATTAAACAATCTACAACGCAAAGTCTATGGTCGAGATTTAAATGGTTTAAAAAGCAATTCTGGGTTAAAAAAACATTTTGGTCTGACGGATATTTTGTTTGCTCTGTTGGAAATGCGGCTGCTGATACAATTCGAAAATACATTCAAGAGCAGGGCTAA
- a CDS encoding response regulator: MSDLTAIANLSILLVEPSEVQQKLIIKSLIQSGVKQIETATTQTQALTLLANYQPDLVISSMYLADGTADSLLQNIRSNPRTEHQAFMLVSSERNKKYLEQLRQSGVLAILPKPFTSEAITRALKATLDIISEQEVELEHFDVTLLRVLVVDDSRFARKHIIRVLAGMGIPAPVEAENGKQAIEQLNEQAFDLIVTDYNMPEMDGRELTEAVRGSNSYSHIPILMVSSEANETHLANISQAGVDAICDKPFEPATVRDLLFKIMS, from the coding sequence ATGAGTGACTTAACTGCAATAGCTAATCTATCAATATTATTGGTCGAGCCTTCAGAAGTGCAGCAAAAACTGATCATAAAATCATTAATACAAAGTGGTGTAAAACAAATAGAAACCGCCACTACACAAACCCAAGCTTTAACCCTACTTGCAAATTACCAACCAGATTTAGTTATTAGCAGTATGTACTTAGCTGACGGCACCGCCGATTCACTGCTACAAAACATTAGGTCGAACCCGCGCACAGAGCACCAAGCATTTATGTTGGTGTCGAGCGAGCGTAATAAAAAGTATCTTGAGCAATTAAGGCAATCGGGCGTGTTAGCTATTTTACCTAAGCCCTTTACCAGCGAAGCTATTACCCGAGCGCTTAAAGCTACCTTAGATATAATTAGCGAACAAGAAGTAGAGCTTGAACACTTTGATGTTACTTTGCTGCGCGTATTAGTGGTTGACGATAGTCGCTTTGCTCGTAAACATATTATTCGGGTGCTTGCTGGTATGGGAATACCTGCGCCGGTAGAGGCTGAGAATGGCAAACAAGCAATTGAGCAGCTAAACGAGCAAGCGTTTGACTTAATAGTAACCGATTACAATATGCCGGAAATGGATGGCAGAGAACTAACCGAAGCGGTTAGAGGCTCAAATAGCTACTCGCACATTCCTATTTTAATGGTGAGCTCAGAAGCCAATGAAACCCACCTAGCAAACATCTCTCAAGCCGGAGTGGATGCCATATGCGACAAACCGTTTGAACCAGCAACAGTGAGAGATTTACTATTTAAAATAATGTCTTAA